Proteins from a single region of Candidatus Methanosuratincola sp.:
- the rpl12p gene encoding 50S ribosomal protein P1, with amino-acid sequence MIKIEYIYAGMLLHNAKQPISEENVKNVLSAAGIAVDEVRVKALVAALSEINIDEAIKAAAVPVAAAPAAAAPAQAPAEAKKEEKKEEKKEEASEEETAEGLGSLFG; translated from the coding sequence GTGATTAAGATCGAATATATTTATGCCGGGATGCTTCTTCACAACGCGAAGCAGCCAATTAGCGAAGAAAACGTAAAGAATGTGCTTTCTGCTGCAGGAATCGCAGTAGACGAGGTCAGAGTCAAGGCGTTGGTGGCAGCCCTCAGCGAGATCAACATCGATGAGGCAATAAAAGCAGCAGCAGTGCCTGTTGCTGCAGCCCCAGCAGCAGCCGCGCCGGCTCAGGCCCCGGCAGAAGCAAAGAAGGAAGAAAAGAAGGAAGAAAAGAAGGAAGAAGCTTCCGAGGAAGAAACCGCAGAAGGATTGGGCTCGCTCTTCGGATAA
- a CDS encoding transcription elongation factor Spt5, with product MSEKQPVSTRIFAIRTTAGQEENVALLIERRAKSKNIPVKAVVSPQDVRGYVFIEASGPNVVNLAIEDVKHIKGCIPGKVEFDDLLRFIMPKPAAEMVDVNDRVEIVGGPFKGMQAKVTRVDRTKSEVTLELLEAPYTLPITVHAEQVKLIARGEPPKVQEKAPTAKGEEKTDIFKAFEELEEE from the coding sequence TTGTCGGAGAAGCAGCCGGTCTCAACAAGAATCTTTGCTATAAGGACAACTGCAGGGCAGGAGGAGAACGTCGCCCTCCTAATCGAACGCCGCGCAAAGTCAAAGAACATCCCAGTAAAGGCAGTCGTATCCCCACAGGATGTGCGAGGCTACGTGTTCATAGAGGCAAGCGGTCCAAACGTCGTTAACCTTGCGATCGAGGACGTGAAGCACATAAAGGGGTGCATCCCTGGTAAGGTCGAGTTCGACGACCTGCTGCGCTTCATAATGCCGAAGCCGGCTGCTGAGATGGTAGACGTAAATGACAGGGTAGAGATAGTTGGCGGTCCGTTCAAGGGAATGCAGGCAAAGGTCACCCGCGTCGACAGGACGAAGAGCGAGGTGACTCTAGAACTGCTGGAGGCCCCCTATACGCTGCCGATCACCGTGCATGCTGAACAGGTGAAGCTCATAGCACGCGGTGAACCGCCAAAGGTTCAAGAGAAAGCCCCGACCGCAAAGGGCGAGGAGAAGACTGACATCTTTAAAGCCTTCGAGGAACTGGAGGAAGAATAG
- a CDS encoding 50S ribosomal protein L11, producing the protein MTTKKTFNFLVDGGKATGGPPIGPTLGPTGLNIMSVVNKINELTKEFEGMKVPVKVIADPETKEFEVEVGVPTTTALIVKELHLEKCSSNSKTEKVGDLSIEQALKIAKTRYPLSVARSLKSCLKEVLGTCVSIGVTVAGKDPREVQKEISEGVYDDLINAAEGVPNGA; encoded by the coding sequence TTGACGACCAAAAAAACCTTCAACTTCTTGGTCGACGGAGGAAAGGCGACGGGAGGGCCGCCCATCGGTCCAACTCTTGGACCGACCGGCCTGAACATCATGTCCGTTGTCAACAAGATAAACGAACTGACCAAGGAGTTCGAGGGAATGAAAGTTCCAGTGAAGGTTATCGCCGACCCGGAAACCAAGGAGTTCGAGGTCGAGGTCGGTGTCCCTACCACCACTGCCTTGATAGTCAAGGAGTTGCATCTGGAGAAGTGCTCAAGCAACTCAAAGACTGAAAAGGTGGGAGACCTCAGCATTGAGCAGGCTCTTAAGATAGCCAAGACGAGGTATCCCCTCTCGGTGGCAAGGTCGCTGAAATCATGCCTCAAAGAAGTCCTTGGGACATGCGTCTCGATCGGCGTGACCGTAGCTGGTAAAGATCCAAGGGAGGTCCAGAAAGAGATCTCCGAGGGAGTCTACGACGATCTGATAAATGCCGCGGAGGGAGTACCTAATGGAGCTTGA
- a CDS encoding 50S ribosomal protein L10: MSLKTTTIKKQERVQRVMQLFERYPVFAIADLKGMKANQLQLLKKKFKDDLEIHVSKNTLVARALKEMGFRDLEAVEKYLSGPNAFVFSKKNPFQMYLMFEKNKVESAASPGETAPNDIVVTAGNTGMQPGPILSKFGAAKIPTKIQDGTVWIAKDTTVVEKGKVISADVADLLSKLGLKPILVGLKLRMAYDGIAIPGEMLAVNLDEYRSMITDAVRSAFNLSINAAYPTPETISLTVAKAYNEAKSVAIEAGIPIPEIMNELIAVAASRGKALAAEVSKKHPELNL; encoded by the coding sequence ATGTCACTGAAAACTACAACCATTAAAAAACAGGAAAGAGTTCAGCGCGTAATGCAGCTCTTCGAGAGATACCCTGTATTCGCGATCGCCGACCTAAAGGGCATGAAAGCGAACCAGCTCCAGCTACTCAAGAAGAAGTTCAAGGACGACCTTGAGATCCATGTCTCGAAGAATACCTTGGTGGCTAGGGCCCTGAAAGAGATGGGGTTCAGGGATCTCGAGGCTGTCGAGAAGTACCTCTCGGGACCTAATGCCTTCGTCTTCTCCAAGAAAAACCCGTTCCAAATGTACTTAATGTTCGAGAAGAACAAGGTCGAGTCAGCCGCATCGCCAGGCGAAACCGCTCCGAACGACATCGTGGTCACCGCTGGTAACACTGGGATGCAGCCAGGCCCGATTCTGAGCAAGTTCGGTGCTGCAAAGATCCCGACCAAGATACAGGACGGCACGGTCTGGATAGCCAAGGACACGACAGTCGTAGAGAAGGGCAAAGTGATCTCAGCGGACGTAGCCGACCTCCTCAGCAAACTCGGTCTGAAGCCAATACTGGTCGGTCTGAAGCTACGCATGGCGTATGACGGGATCGCGATACCTGGCGAGATGCTTGCGGTGAACCTGGACGAGTACCGCTCCATGATTACGGACGCGGTGAGGTCTGCGTTCAACCTGTCGATCAATGCAGCATACCCGACTCCTGAAACGATTAGCCTCACGGTCGCAAAGGCATACAACGAGGCTAAGAGCGTTGCAATCGAAGCTGGCATTCCCATACCTGAAATAATGAATGAACTGATAGCCGTCGCAGCCTCTCGCGGAAAGGCCCTTGCAGCCGAGGTCTCAAAGAAACATCCTGAACTGAACCTGTGA
- a CDS encoding 50S ribosomal protein L1 has product MELDQKQLAKLVEEAKKNSRKRNFVQAVELFLSFKDLDVKSPENRINELVTLPHGPGKENKVCVIADGDLVTKARSAGADLVITKQEIDQYAGNKKAIKKLAEAYDYFMARTDLMATVGKTFGTVLGPRGKMPEPLPPTANVEALIKKYRNSVRIRIRDQPAVRCRVGSESMPSTDLVDNIMSVLNTVDRKIKLDQHLSKLTVKTTMGAPAKLR; this is encoded by the coding sequence ATGGAGCTTGATCAGAAGCAGTTGGCGAAACTAGTCGAGGAGGCGAAGAAGAACTCCAGAAAGCGGAATTTTGTCCAAGCAGTGGAGCTCTTCTTGAGTTTCAAAGATCTCGACGTGAAGTCGCCCGAGAACAGAATCAATGAGCTAGTCACGCTACCGCATGGGCCGGGAAAGGAGAACAAGGTCTGCGTCATTGCGGACGGTGACCTGGTGACCAAGGCTAGGTCCGCCGGTGCTGATCTGGTTATAACCAAGCAGGAGATAGACCAGTACGCAGGGAACAAGAAGGCGATAAAGAAGCTCGCAGAAGCCTATGACTACTTCATGGCAAGGACCGACCTGATGGCTACGGTAGGCAAGACCTTCGGTACCGTGCTCGGTCCCAGGGGGAAGATGCCGGAGCCCCTCCCGCCGACCGCCAACGTTGAGGCTTTAATCAAGAAGTACCGAAACTCGGTGCGGATAAGGATAAGGGATCAGCCTGCGGTCAGGTGCAGGGTGGGTTCAGAGAGCATGCCATCTACCGACCTAGTCGATAACATAATGAGTGTCTTGAACACCGTCGACCGCAAGATAAAGCTCGATCAGCACCTTTCTAAGCTTACAGTAAAGACAACAATGGGCGCTCCAGCCAAATTGAGGTGA